A stretch of DNA from Strigops habroptila isolate Jane chromosome 1, bStrHab1.2.pri, whole genome shotgun sequence:
GCGGCCGCGGCACAGCGATGCCGCCACCTCACCGGGGCCTTGCGAGGCGCCGGCAGCCACCGAGCGCCACGGCCGAGCCTCTCCCCGcgccccatccccatccccatccccatccccatccccatccccatccccatccccatcccgcCGCACGCCGCCCCCGCCGCACCCCTTGGGCTTCCTTCTCTCGGTGATCCGGAGCCGCGGCGTGAGGGAAAGCGGAAGTGACCACAGACGTTTCCCGCGGCCGGGCACGCTGAAAAACGCGCTTCCGGGGCGGGGTTTTCGTTAATGGCCGAGGCAAGCGCGTCGAAGAGGCGGGGGGCGTCGCTTGGACTGCACGAAGTGTGATGGCGGGCGGGGAGGGGTGGAAGACTGTCTTGGACCATCAAGTTGCCGGTACTTGAACACGCTGGGTAAATGTTTCTGTTGAAGTCATCAGCAGCGAAACATGGACATTTCAACGTTAGGTTTCAGAGCTGAGCTGGCCATTAAGATTGGGCATCCCAGGCTGatcttgctttctgaaaggcaTGTATGTTATTCTACATTGttattcttccctgtgagggtggtgaggccctggcacaggttgcccagagaagctgtggctgccccatccctggcagtgttcaaggccaggttggatggagcaacctcgtctagtggaaggtgtccctgcccacggcagggggttggaactggatgaactgaAGGTCCCTgctaacccaaaccagtctgtgattctacaattctaatCTACACCATGCGCTCATTTAAAAGGTTAGCTTGCAGCAGAACGGGCGAAAAGCATATTTTTCCGCTATAAAAAATCCACACAAACTTGAGCTAGGGCTGTGGTGAACAGTCCGGGAACAGTAGCATGAAATTGTACCAAATTACTTTGCCCCAGAATTGCGAAGCAATCCAAACACTACCGAAGTCCTCGTTTTGTGAGCCTTCTTCCTGGACAACTCAGTGCCGGGAGcatgagaggaggaggaaggtcGTCTGGTCTTGTTACAGACAGAAGCACTTTGGCACAAGCTCTATCTAGAGAAGCAGGCGCTGATCCCGGCTCGGGTCAAAGACCTGCCGTGGCCGCAGGGGCAGTGCGGATGTGCCCCGTTGGGAGCCGGAACTGTTAGCTGCTGGCTCCTCCCGCTGCGCTCCAGTGGAGCTGCGACAGAGACACCAGAGTAAGTAAGAAATATAGCCCCGGTTAATTCTGCGGTGGTTACTTAGGTAATTTCGCTTTCTTCAACAGAGAAGTTAGTGGGAGGGATTTATTCTGGATAACGCATGCTATTAGCTTAAATTCGAAACAGCTAGGGAAAATTACATAggtttattttcatagaatcatagaatcatagataggttgggttggaaggaatttaaagctcatccacttccaaccccctgccatgggcagggacaccttccactagaccaggttgctccaagccccatccaacctggccttgaacactgccagggatggggcagccacagcttctctgggcaacctgtgccagggcctcaccacccgcacggggaagaacttcttcctcagatctcatctaaatctaccctctgtcatCTTAAAGCTGTTATCCCCTGTCCTGTCACTCTCGTAGCAAAATCATTTTGCTATGATTTGGCTAAGTCCAAAGTGATACAGCAGTGCTAGTCAATAAATCTGCAAGTAACTAGTGAGTCACGCTCCACAAAAGAAGTAAGGCCACTTCAGTTAGCACTGAAGTTAATGCTTAAATGTAGTCCTTTTTATTTGCCACTTATCTCAATCTGAGTAATATTGTCAAAGTTTTCTCTGCCATGCGAGCACCAGAACTTAGTACACATACATTGTATCAATGTGTTACATATGATTATAGATGTATACATACATGAAAGCAGATAATCttatataaatagaaaatgtgaGGAATGACAGCTTTAAAGAAGAGAGTTAGCAATACTGCAGATGATACTAGTCCAAAACCCAAATTGTCATATCCTTAACAGGTGTTACATTTAGCACACCGGACAAGACATCTGATAACTGAGAATTATGCTCAGGAGCAAAGCATTCAGTGTGTTAAAACCGATTCCACTGATGTTTGGCCAGTCAAATTTGGCTTGTAAATGTATGCATCCAGCTATTGCTTCTCATGGACATCACTGTCACAGGAGAAGTGTGGATTACAGACAGAGGTATAAGACATGCCCATTTAGTGCTGGAGGACGAACAATAAGTACTTCTCAGACCCAGGTTGGTATCTGGAGAGCCACCTTACCTCTGCAAGGttcctttaaatgtttttagtttACTGCTATCAACATAATTTTTAAGATTGTGCCTGGATTAGCAGAACCCTGGTTCTTGAAACCAAGCTGCAGTCTGTTAGTGGTTCATGTGAGCATTAAACATGGCTGAAATTGTGGTGCACCCAGCATGTCCACACTAGTGAAAGATTAATTACACTTAACTAGCCTGTTTCTAATGCACCAGCTGGTTTGTTTAAAGCTAAACCAGCTCTCCCTGCACTGCACTGTGGCTTCCTCATGGATCACCTATCTGCTTGTGAAGTTTAGGAAGTGCTTCTAAAATGAATGTAGATCTGACTCTGACCTTCAAAAGTGGTGTAGTGTAATGGAGGAAGAAGTGGTTATGAAAGCAAATGGTGTAATACAGTGCTGCCTTACTGGCATCTGCAGCATAAGGTTTAGTTAATGTCCAGTCTAAGTAACTTGCTGCAGGAGCATCAGGTTGTGATTATCAAGAAGCTGGACAACACTGTCACAATTTGACATCAGATCTTGTCTTTTATTCTGTGCATAATTCACTCTGGAAGACAAATCTAGTTTATCTTTCTCAGGTCTTGTTGTGTAATACTCTAAAAGATAACACAGATTACAGCTGGGGATATGTGCCCAATTTTCACAAGCATATGGGGCTGGCAGGGTTCAGCATATTTCAGCTGGCAAGAAATAGATATATTTAAGAACACGGTATTCCTTTGCAATATGCTTGCACTATTCATctcattgctttttttgttgctgttcaaaACCAGTTAGTGTTACCAGAGACACTGTTCGCGGTGAACTGCAGACCTGTCCTAACATGGAGGCCCCTTCTAGCCCATGTATGGCAGCAGGCTGGAACTGAGGCAGAAATGCAGGTCAGGGCCAGGATAAAGCAGTATTACTGGTATCGAGGTTGTAAGCATTTGATAGATGCAGTTGGGATAAGCCTGCATTTGCTCAGGACAAGGGTAGATAGAGTTTGACGGGAACTTTCCATCTGCATTGACGCCTTTTTGTTGCAGGTTTGAATTCTGCCTACTTGGTGAAGGCTTGTGCGAGAGgactgaagcagcaggaaatcTCTGCCCAGCACTGTGTGCCCAGAATAAATCAGCACACTGTTGTGGAAAATAGTTCTGATTCAGTTAGAGCAACATCAGGTTTCCTGGACCCAAGTCTAGGACACAGTATGTGATAGAGACCTAAAGTGATTGGAGCACAGCAAACAGAATTGTAAGAAATTAGGTACAACTGTGTTTAAGGCATGCGGCAAATCTCCAGCTACCATTTTTGTAGCTGTAGGGTCTGCTTCTAATTAGGTGTGTGGCTATCTGTGGAGCTCCTATCTTATTGCAGGATACAATACATTTGCATGAGTACTGCAGAGAGGACTAGGCTCAAAACTGGGCAGGGGTAAAGTTCTAGTGTGAATTACTCTGTAGGGGAAATGTTCCAGTATGAATGACTCTGCTGTCAGTGGTACTTACCCTGTGTTCTTCCCCACTGGTTCAGCATGTAGGCACAGGTATGCTAAATTTTGCAGGAGGTAAGTTCAGGTACAGATCTAGATCTTTAAAGCTCTGAAGGCAAGCAGTGTGGTAGCTGTCCAAGGATGGCCCTTCATCATGCAAATTTGTTAGACTTAACCTATTCCAGACAGATGTCTGTCATTCCATCTGAGCCTCAGTGCCTCCCTACGCTATCTGCAGCTTCACCAAGTATCATCAGTAGGCAAGAAACTTGGAGTAACTTTCTAGCAGCCTTTGTTTCATACCACTGCTTATAGAAATGAATTTGTGAATAAGGCTGAGAAGCTACCAGATTTGTATAAGATCAGCATTGATTCAGGACTAGAATGAAACTGTTTGAGACAAACAACTTGTAGGACTGAGTTTAGATTGAAGGGGTGGATATTCCTTGGTGTTATAGTCTAAATCAGCAGTTAGTGAAAACACTGGGAAGTTGTCTAATATACCACTAGTACCAAGTGACTGTGGATTTATTCTGTCTCACTAAAAGCAATATTGAATTCCATCAGTTTCCTGTCTTACAGATGTGAACTTAAATTATCACTACAACATCACTCATTTAAGGGTGTTCTCCTAAACAGAGGAATATTTCTTCTATTCCACTGTTGCAGGTCATGGCAGAGGAGTTGCCGGGCGTTTTGGTTCTGGATATAGGAGGAACTCATGGTGTGCTAGAAAACCTGGCAGCACTTTTGAAGAAACACTTTCACCTTATCACCATGAAGGagtttcttgaaaacaaaaaggaaatgagcaaaaaaatacagtctatttttgtgtttgagtgCAGGCCAACTATTGACCAGCAGCTTCTAGAAAGCCTGCctaatttaaaagtaattggAAACTCTGGGGTTGGAGTCGATCATTTAGACTTGAAAATGATTTCTAACTTTGGCGTAAAAGTGACCAACACCCCACATGCCGTGGCGGACCCAACAGCAGACATGGGAATGGCTTTGATGCTGGCCTCTGCCAGAAGACTAGTGGAAGGTAATGTTTTAAACTTTCCTGGATCTTAGCTGCTTCTTTGGCATATCTCACTTTTACTATGAAACAGATGATCTGTCCAAATCAGTATTTGGGATgcttttacaaggaaaaaatattgtgaGGACTCCATTTTTAGAgggtttgcttttcctgtgtcCCACTTCTTTTTAAGGCAATGGTGACAAGAGTAAGTAAATTATGCGCTTTAAAGTCACTTGTGATATCCTCTTTGGAATAATGTCTGAGGCTTAATTCTCCTCTGGGTGTTTACTGAGTGGGTTGCTTATAACAGTAAAAACTGAACACAAATGGCATCCAAATCAAATGTCACTGCTTCTCCATTTCCCCTTTGAACAAGTGTTAGGAGCTATAGGGAGGTGCAAAGCATTAATGGCCATGTCCCCAGCTCTAGAGTAATAATTAGTAtaactcttcatttttttcctgcttctgtgaaagcagaaagggTTGTGTTTCCAGGAGAGCATCAgcatcatcattattattgaaAGAGCTCATAATCCTTTTGACAAAGTTATTCCAAACTGTACCACTGACATTAGTTCGTGTCCTCAGAGGTAGGTCCTTTCCCCACATGCCCTTGCCATGCAATGCCTTTCAGGGAAAGGAAGGTGTCAGTAGAGGCTGTCACAAGAAGTTGCCTCTGTCTTCAGGACCTCATAGtctttctgtcactgctgctccATCCCGAGCATGGAGTAGCACCTTTTTCCCCGTGATGTCTTCTCACTATTGCATCTTGCTGGGCCTCAAGTTCTTTATATAAAAACTTATTGAGACCCCTGGCTAAGCTGGAATTTGCAACCTTCACACCTGTTCAAGCAATAGGGCTGCTTTGGGTTGCGATACAGGAGAGAAATGGTGAGATTTACCCCAGccaaagaaaacagtgaagtCAATGCTTGCAGTGCTAAGTGTCAAAGAAGGTGTTTTTGAACTTCCAAGAAAATACTCCAGCCACAGAAGAGTTAATTCCTCCTAGCACAGTCCTCATCACAGCATCCCCCTTGTGTTACTGACTCCAGCCCTCCTGCAGGGAATGGCACCATCCAGGCCCTTCTATAAACTGGTCAAAATTAGCAAGGATGTTTTGTAAGGGGTGCCCCACAGCCCCGCTGCTGTGATGGTgagaaactttttctttcccccaagCCTACGTTTATGGTCAGTTTGTACCCTTTAGCATGTATTTACATTCAGGCTGCCAGATTGCGGTTTCTCCAGAGACGAAGTGTTTTGCCGTTGACTGGATGGGTGTGGAAGTAACCAGAGCAACGCTTGGGATCATCGGAATGGGCAGCATTGGGTACAAAGTGGCTCAGAGAGCCAGAGCCTTCAACATGAAGATCCTGTATCATAATAGGAACCGGAGGTAAAAACATGTGGTTTCTGCATATAATTAGGCAGTAACAGaagccacagctctgctctgtgtccCTGGTCTTCCTAGGCACTTGTGACAGTTGTAAGCAGCATGAGGAGCACCAGCATGCCACCACTTCCTCACTTTGGCTCCTTACTGTTTCCCTTGCTTGGGAAGTAGCTCCCCTTTGCCTCCTGCACTGACTCTGCCCTGGTAAGCTAATGGCACTTTGGAACAAGGGAAGTGTAACCTTTCTGAAGATGTCCAAGCAAACCAGGCCTCATCCCCTCATTGTCTCTCTTGTCATGGTGGACTCTTCAGGATTCTGGAAGCATCCCTGGCCCACCCAGCCAGTCACCCTCTCCTCAGCTCAGCCAGATCACTCATCATACCAGCACAAATTGGCATAGATGCATGAGAAGAGTGGGTTCTGACTGCATCCCCAACTTCCTATGCCTAATATTGCCTATGTGCTTTGCACATACATCACTCCTTCAGTGTCCCACCACTCCTCTTGCCTCTTCCTCTCTGTAACCCACATTCTTCCCACCTCCCTTCCACCATCTATACCTATCAATGTCTTTACCTTGGCCTAAAACCTCTTGGTCTCTATGCTGTTCCATATTTCTCCTAGGGTTGATTGTTAAAGCCACTTAGAAGTACTTGTGTCAGTTTGGGGGTGTgtgcatttttccttcagacgaaaggatgaggaagaagcagTTGGTGCCCACTACTGTGAGAAGATGGAAGACTTACTGCAGCAATCTGACTTTGTTATGTTGGTTGTGAACCTGACTCCTGAGACTCACAAACTGATTGGGAAAAAGGAGCTGGGACTGATGAAACCCACAGCTACACTAATAAACATCAGCCGAGGTAGGACAGTCTAAAAGCATTGTTTGTGACTGCACAGTTAAGGTTGTGTTTTGTCTGATTATGTTGACATTCCCCACTCCAACCTCAGTCTGTGATATCTCTGTATTGTTTGAGTCATGAAGTACCTGGCAGTCTACAAATTAATGACTTTCCATAGATCAGATGCCAAGTGTTCAAAGATCCTGTAGGATTTATGGATGCTCAGTAGCTGTTCTGTTCTCTTAGCCTTATCCTAAAGACAGCTTTTTTTTAGCGGAAATAACTGAAAGGTTTATCATTGCTGCTGATGAATGggatacaaagaaaaacataattttcatttgaaacagctatgaggaaaagaaacctcACATGGGATTACAGATCTGTTGGCACTGAACAAGCATATGAGAGAGAATATAGTTTCACTTAACAAAGCAGAGATAAAAAAGTGTAAAGCTTGTCTGTAATAATACAGGAAGTCAGTgtcaaaatgaggaaaagactgaaagTGGTCACATCCCAGGAAAATCCTTATTAAGCGGAccataatcatagaataatagaatggtttgggttggaaaggaccttaagtttatctagttccaaccctcctgccatgagtagggacacctcacgctagatcatgttgcccaaggctctgtccagcctggccttgaacactgccagggatggagcatttaccacctctttgggcagcctgttccagtgcctcaccaccctcacagtaaagaacttcttccttatatctaacctgataATCCTTCTCTAATGAAAGGTTAATAAATTAAACCTGTTTTATTTGGTTCATGGTTATTAGAAAAACATTATGCTTTCTAACAAGACAAAGATCCTGTAATTTTTCCTCACTAGACCGTTGAgacctttctcctcttccaggTAAAATATGTGTTCATTAACTCATCATGATAGCAAGATTTCATTTCAATGTAGGTGCAGTTATTGATCAAGATGCATTGGTAGAAGCTCTCCAGAAGAAGATTATTagggctgctgctctggatGTGACATACCCTGAGCCTCTGCCAAGGTAAATAAACCTGTTTTCAAGTCTATtactctgaaatgttttaaactgTGTGCCAAAGCATGCCAAATCTTGATCTCCATGGGGAGTCTCTCTCGCTGTTTAAGGGCAAAACCTCAGCCTGTCTCACAGTTATAATCAGATGACAAACCATTTGCCTTTCCCACATTTGTCAGTTCTTTGCCAGCCTGACAGGCAAGGCAACAAAACCaatagaaaggaagaagaaatgggtAAGCAAGCTTCCCACAGCTTTATGGGGTTCTTTTATAAGGGCTAGTGGCCCTCTTATGTCAACATGCCATTgctgtttcctgatgttcagttCTTAACAGCTACCGTGGGATAGCTGCAGAGTAAACTCCCTGTGTAACACattctgttgtttctgtttcttacaGAGATCAtccattattaaaattaaataacatcATCATAACCCCTCACATTGGAACCGCAACAGTCCATGCTATCCATATGATGGCAGAAGAAGCAATAGCAAATATGCTGGCTGTTCTCAGTGGCCAACCCATTCCAAGCGAAGTGTTTCCCAAATGATGTGTGCCAGATGATATCACTAAATCTCATACATATGGGAAGGCACTATATCTTACAGTACCACTTTTAAATTACTGCAAAGCTGTCATCTCACTAGACTTGATCTGTACTGTTATTTacagttctgaaaaataaagtagaagTAATAAAAGGGATTTGTTTGAAGATTTTAAACTGAGCAGTTATGCACTTTGATGTCTTCAGTCTGTCATTTCAGTGAATACCTGTGTTCTAGTACTTGCTGCTACATAATGATAAGCAAGCACACCAAGCAGTTTGTGTAACACTCTCAAATACATTAAAGGTGAATTGAGCATTAATTCCCTGCTGAAATTTGACTGTATCCTGAAACACTTTTCAGCCAATATTGCAATAGTCTACTTCTATATCAAAACACTAAAGGAAGCAGACTCCTTTGAAATGATCATAGGCCTAACGTTTTCTAATGTAAGAAGAGCTCTGCTTCATCTACATGTTAAATCAAAGCCAAGCCAATCACTGAGCACGTATCTTTAAATTTCCTGAGGAgatgctttgaaaagcaaattctgAGAGATTTAGTTTCTCCATGTAGACAAAGAATATACTTTTATCTTGACTGGCCATAAAACAATGACAGATCCACCACTGAAATCACATGGGTGAGGGTACAGCCTAAAGCAAAACTAGGGATCAGTCCTAATTTGCAGCCCAAGGCCAAgttttttcttacattcttaTGAGCAAGCGACAGAGTCAGAAAAGAGTAGATGTTTGTCACCTCCATAAAATCAGGAAGCCTTTCCATTATGTTGCAATATGGTCAGGCTTCTTGAAGGGATggtaaaatgaagttttaacaCAGGAATTGTAGGCAGACCTACAGTTAGACATTCACATACAAATAGTGAAATACTACTAACAAGACAGCAGCAAGTATTGCTAGAGAGGATTCAAGATCTTCAGTCCTTGAATAACTCTCCTCGCTGCTCTTCTCAAAATTCCTATGGAAAATCAATGGTAGCTGTAAATGGtctacctcttttttttcttttttaaggctGTCAATTCACAGCCCTCTGGGAATGACAAATAGAAGGTCagcaatttctgaaaaataaaccaacaaataTTCATTTCAGTACATAAGTCCTTGGAAAACACATGCCTAAGTATctattattttgttaatttatgATAGCCTCAGGAGAACTGCAGTTAAAAAGTCACTGATGTCTCTTCAAGGACTGGAAGCTACAAAAATCTCTGCAAGGAAGCACTTAAAAATTAACCTGGTAACTCAAAGTTCACGATGAAGCTGTGCAATTGATTTTCACAAACTGGATCTGGTCCAACATTTTTCTAAACTACTTAGACATTGTAATTTGTGATTTCAGGGTAGGGAAAGGAGATCTGTTGCACCAGACTCTTGATGGTCTGAAACTAAGTAATTAATGAGAAATAATTGTGTGTTATGAGCCTGATGGCAGTGATATGAAACCTTAAAGACCAGGAGGGACAGAACTTGTTCAGACTTGGATTATATGAATACCCATGTGTGTGGGTATAACTGGTAGTATACTTAAAAGAGCtgctttcttgtctttcttgttTACCTCCCTATCTAAATATGTGTGGTTTATCTCTTGCAATAGGTGTCATGAAACAGGACATGAAAGtgattattctttaaaatgattGGAAATTATATGTGTCTTCTGACACGTTGTGTCTTTCTTCATTGTGCAGATCATGGGAGGAGGAAAGCTACCTGGGCTTTTGGTAAATTAAATTGGTGACATAGATGGGATGGCCACGTGGTGTTcctgaagaaacatttctacCTCTTCATCATGAAGGAGTTTCTGAAAACAGCATATGAGTAAAAAGGTCCAAGCAATCCATTTGTGGTGGCACAAAACAGTCATTGACCAAGAGCTCCTTCAGAGCCTGCCAAACTTGAAAGTGATTGTGAAttcaggagcagggatggacTGCCTGGATCTGAAACTTGTAGCTAGCTTTGGTATGAAGATGTCTCATGCCCCAcatgctgtttccagcagcacagcagataCTGGGatggttttgctgctggtgtCTGCTAGAAGACTAGTGGAAGGTaaaatctcatttcttctgTGGCTTCTAAAGATCATACAAGATTTACCTACCAGTAACTTGACTTTTCCTAGAATTATCCGCAGTGCATGTAGTTTCACATAAAATGTGAAACTCTAAGTATGTCGGGTTGGCAGAcagaaattgttatttttctatgttttatatataataaatatatataaattattacaTTATACACAAACATAGATAACATATATTTCAACCAGgtataaataaaatcacatgAGTTCAGTTTTCACAGGTCACCAGCCTGGGTTGAAAATACTTGGCAGAATTTAAACACATTTGATTCAAATACAACTTTTTGGTTTATGGACCAACCATTCTTAGAAGCTGGAATTCATTTTTTAGAAGATATATGGTTGTAGACTTAGTTTCAGGtgaaaaacacactgaagtgtGCTTCCTACATATGAAAACTTTAAATTTCATCACCTTCTTCAGTGACTCTGACATTCAGCTGACAGAAGACTTGCTTCTTGATGTGACAGCATTACAGTGTTACTGACCAAAAGTGGGGGATGCCAAAGATCAGATGATTGCTGCAATCACAGGCTGGCAGAAGAAGTTAGAGTGTGGGAGGCAGCAATGGAGCACAGTAAGGGTATACGCTGAAAGCTGGGCCTGACAGAGGCATGAGCATATTCTCAGGGACTGAAATGGGTTTGTGCAGAAAGGGGGAATTTAAGGGGCATGAGAGCAACAAGGCAGTTTGCTCCAGTCTCTGCTAGTAGCATCCTTTCTAGTTTCATCCACaattttttcttgccatttccCCAAATAGACCTACCCTTGGCTTGGTTAGACCTGCCTCCCCCTAAATTTGTTTCTACCTCAGAAGGAGGAGACAATTTAAAAGTGTGATTAATTTCTTGTTCCACCTACGTAAACTATCCCTGGTGGCATTTCTGATAGCTCTGCCCTGGCATGACTGTGTTTTATCCTGAGCTGTTTTTTGatactttcatattttgcttatgttttaGAAGAGCTGGCAAtatcagaaaactgaaatatcaCTTTGCTAGCAGACTAGTAAGTGCTGTCTCTGCATATAAGTGTATTTTCTGCGTTGTAGAACTATGCAAAATTTTGCAGGTTTAACAGATAATCATAGAAATTACTGAGTAGTGATTTTTAAGGAAATCACACTTTCCAAGGAGAATGGCAGAGGTGAACAGAAACCCTGTACTTTTTCTAAATAGCAAATCCCACATCTAGTGTTATTTTCCACATAACATTTCCAAACACTGCGGTGTTACTGGCAATAATTATTTTGATTGTTGGTGCAGAACAGGGCAACATTTTTCTAGTTTAAAGCAGTAGAAGAACTTTTAGGGGAGATTACATCAGAAGGCTTTTTGCAGTATGGTGAGAATAAATGGGAATGTCACCTACATGTGGCAGAGAAAGAGGATGTATTAGGTAGTCACCTAGGACATTACAAAAATCATTGCTATTTAAAATTGTGTGATTGTAACCTTTAAAAGTGTCCTATAGTAGTACAAGTGTTGTTCCTTTGTGTTGGACCCTATTCATTTCTCatattgcagtgtttttcttgtAGGCTATCATGTTGCAATTTCTTCAGGTATGGAGTACTGTGAAGATAATTTTCTGGGAGTTAAAGTCACTGGAGCTATTCTGGGGATCACTGGCATGGGCAGCACTGGGTATAAGACTGCTCTGAGAGccaaagcatttgaaatgaaCATTTTGTACCACAACAGGACATGGTGGTAAAACTCATGTCTTGACTTCAATTACAGCAGAAACTCCCTGTTAGATAGccagcatttccttttcaagaAATTATATCAAGAATATAGCAAGAAATGAGGGAATAGGGTCAAGAttaaagcaagaggaaaaaacaaacaaacaaacaaacagttaCCTCAAATCAGTCTTGTAAGGAACTGCTTGGTGATTAAACACTTGGAAACTTAATTGAGGTTTTATATTAGAAATACCAATGTTTCCTGGAGATgtgaacagaaaaaggaaaatcaagcttataccttttttattcttatcaTATCTTAGTATAGTGAAACATAACTTTaccttttgtttattttttcccccattttttgGCATTTGGGAGTGATCTTGTTGAAACTGAATGACCGGAGAACTAGGAAATGTACGCTTGACACAATATGAAAACCGATTAACTTGCGAGCTGTTCTTGAAAAATCTTGTTTCTCTTCAAACCAGTAGGATTTTGCCAAGTATTTAACTGGATTTCACCCCTTATTTCTAGTTCCTCCTATCCTGTGATTCTGGGAATCTGATCCTTGTTAGAGATTTAGCACAGGGTCTCTTCATTGTAAAGGTGAGCAAGACCGCCATGTACAACTCAAGGCCATTGCAATCAGGCAAGGTGCAATCAACAAGCAGAACAAATGTTTACTGCTATAAACTGTGATCTACCCTGAGAGAATTTTACTCCTCCCTGAttgaagggagaagctgcagTGTGAGTACCTGTGGCTTTCAGTGATTTTCTGCATATGCAGACTGTGCAACACAgtgcagcagaaatgaaaaacctGCTAATTTTAAAGCACGTTTACACATCAAGCTTTCGTGCTGAAGTGAGATGCACTCTGCATGCTGCAAAACTGGCTGTAGTTCCAGTCTGTTCTTTACTCAATCTCCGGTTGTTGATCTGgactctgaaagaaaacaataaaatgcaTGTGTTGGGAGATACATGGTCCAAAGTTacactgaagttattttcttagtctgatttctttctttacttctAGGTTAAGGAGAAGCTAATTCAAAGCTATTCCCTTGCAGCCGGAAGCAGAAAATTGTACACACAATATCCTATCATTGCTTCTTTAGTTCCAAAAGTTCAGTCAGATAGATTTACAAAAACAGGAGAAATGGCAAGTATTCTTTTTGATTGCGAAAAGTTCAAACTAaaaatctctctctgctttGGTAACTTTTTGCGTTGAACCCTTTGTTTTGTGAAAGtcctggggcagcctggagccTGCCAAAGAGCTGCCTTGCTGATTCCACTCATCAG
This window harbors:
- the LOC115607293 gene encoding probable 2-ketogluconate reductase isoform X1, which gives rise to MLRSKAFSVLKPIPLMFGQSNLACKCMHPAIASHGHHCHRRSVDYRQRYKTCPFSAGGRTISTSQTQVMAEELPGVLVLDIGGTHGVLENLAALLKKHFHLITMKEFLENKKEMSKKIQSIFVFECRPTIDQQLLESLPNLKVIGNSGVGVDHLDLKMISNFGVKVTNTPHAVADPTADMGMALMLASARRLVEGCQIAVSPETKCFAVDWMGVEVTRATLGIIGMGSIGYKVAQRARAFNMKILYHNRNRRRKDEEEAVGAHYCEKMEDLLQQSDFVMLVVNLTPETHKLIGKKELGLMKPTATLINISRGAVIDQDALVEALQKKIIRAAALDVTYPEPLPRDHPLLKLNNIIITPHIGTATVHAIHMMAEEAIANMLAVLSGQPIPSEVFPK
- the LOC115607293 gene encoding probable 2-ketogluconate reductase isoform X2 codes for the protein MLRSKAFSVLKPIPLMFGQSNLACKCMHPAIASHGHHCHRRSVDYRQRYKTCPFSAGGRTISTSQMQVMAEELPGVLVLDIGGTHGVLENLAALLKKHFHLITMKEFLENKKEMSKKIQSIFVFECRPTIDQQLLESLPNLKVIGNSGVGVDHLDLKMISNFGVKVTNTPHAVADPTADMGMALMLASARRLVEGCQIAVSPETKCFAVDWMGVEVTRATLGIIGMGSIGYKVAQRARAFNMKILYHNRNRRRKDEEEAVGAHYCEKMEDLLQQSDFVMLVVNLTPETHKLIGKKELGLMKPTATLINISRGAVIDQDALVEALQKKIIRAAALDVTYPEPLPRDHPLLKLNNIIITPHIGTATVHAIHMMAEEAIANMLAVLSGQPIPSEVFPK
- the LOC115607293 gene encoding probable 2-ketogluconate reductase isoform X3; this encodes MQVMAEELPGVLVLDIGGTHGVLENLAALLKKHFHLITMKEFLENKKEMSKKIQSIFVFECRPTIDQQLLESLPNLKVIGNSGVGVDHLDLKMISNFGVKVTNTPHAVADPTADMGMALMLASARRLVEGCQIAVSPETKCFAVDWMGVEVTRATLGIIGMGSIGYKVAQRARAFNMKILYHNRNRRRKDEEEAVGAHYCEKMEDLLQQSDFVMLVVNLTPETHKLIGKKELGLMKPTATLINISRGAVIDQDALVEALQKKIIRAAALDVTYPEPLPRDHPLLKLNNIIITPHIGTATVHAIHMMAEEAIANMLAVLSGQPIPSEVFPK
- the LOC115607293 gene encoding probable 2-ketogluconate reductase isoform X4, which codes for MAEELPGVLVLDIGGTHGVLENLAALLKKHFHLITMKEFLENKKEMSKKIQSIFVFECRPTIDQQLLESLPNLKVIGNSGVGVDHLDLKMISNFGVKVTNTPHAVADPTADMGMALMLASARRLVEGCQIAVSPETKCFAVDWMGVEVTRATLGIIGMGSIGYKVAQRARAFNMKILYHNRNRRRKDEEEAVGAHYCEKMEDLLQQSDFVMLVVNLTPETHKLIGKKELGLMKPTATLINISRGAVIDQDALVEALQKKIIRAAALDVTYPEPLPRDHPLLKLNNIIITPHIGTATVHAIHMMAEEAIANMLAVLSGQPIPSEVFPK